Within the Corallococcus exiguus genome, the region TCGCGGATGCGCGACGGGTACATGCGCAGGTTGGAGTTGGGCGCGCTGAAGCCGCGCGACGACGGACAGCCCGTGCGCGTGCTGGAGGTGGGCGTGGGCGCGGGCGCGAACCTGCCTCGCATCCGCGGCGCGCTGCCACCGGGCCTGCCCGTGGAGGTGTGGGGCCTGGACTTGAGCACCGGCATGCTGGCGCAGTGCGAGAAGCGGCTGCGCAAGGGCCGGGGCGTGAAGGACACGCGGCTGATGGTGGCGGACGCGCACGCGCTCCCGTTCAAGGACGGCCTGTTCGACCGCGTCTTCCACGTCGGAGGGATTGGGAGCTACCGCCAGCCCGCGGTGGCGCTGCGGGAGATGGCGCGCGTGGCTCGGCCCGGCACTCCGCTGGTGGTGGTGGACGAGCAGCTGGACGCGGCCTTCCGTCCTTCGCTGTTCCAGCGCGCCGCCTTCCGCGCCCTCACGTTCTACACGCGCGACGCGAAGAGCCCCCGCGCGCTGCTTCCGCGGAACGCCGAAGACGTCATCGAGGAACAGGTGTCACCGTTCTACTATTGCCTCACGTTTCGCGTTCCGGCCGTCACGGGTTGAGCACCAGGTCCAGCAGCTTCAGCGTCATGCCGCCCGTGAAGTCGATGGTGGCGCCGTTGAACCACGCGGCGTCGTCGCCCACGAGCACGGTGACGAAGCGGGCCACCTCGTCCAGCGTGCCCATGCGCCCCGCGGGGTTCATGGCCGCGTGGCGCGCTTCCAGCCGGGCCAGCGCCTCCGGCGAGTAGACGTGGCGCAGCGCGGGCGTCATCACCGTGCCGAACTTGAGCAGGTTGACGCGGTGGTCTTTCGGGCCCAG harbors:
- a CDS encoding class I SAM-dependent methyltransferase, whose amino-acid sequence is MMWLRDVALLACLDCRGQLVWHGQSEDDRLDEGRLLCGSCGETWEVADGLARLYREDRVQGTDRLMRHVYDGLPALHDPLTTVLTPLFQSVSESRMRDGYMRRLELGALKPRDDGQPVRVLEVGVGAGANLPRIRGALPPGLPVEVWGLDLSTGMLAQCEKRLRKGRGVKDTRLMVADAHALPFKDGLFDRVFHVGGIGSYRQPAVALREMARVARPGTPLVVVDEQLDAAFRPSLFQRAAFRALTFYTRDAKSPRALLPRNAEDVIEEQVSPFYYCLTFRVPAVTG